The genome window CGATGTCGGCTCATCGCATCCTGGGGCTGAATAAGGTCCCAAGGGTTGGTCTGTTCGCCCATTAAAGCGGTACGTGAGCTGGGTTCAGAACGTCGTGAGACAGTTCGGACTCTATCCATCGTGGGCGTAGGAAACTTGAGGGGAGTCGTCCATAGTACGAGAGGACCTGGATGAACGTACCTCTGATGTACGAGCTGTCCTGCCAAGGGCACTGCTCGGTAGTCAAGTACGGAAGGGATAACCGCTGAAGGCATCTAAGCGGGAAGCCCACCCCAAGATTAGGTTTCCCGTGTGACCCCCGCAAGGGGAGTCACCCTGAAGGCTCCTGGTAGACTACCAGGTAATAGGCCACAGGTGGAAGCGCAGCAATGCGTGCAGCCGAGTGGTACTAATCAGCCGTGAGGCTTGAGATTTCGGTCTGCTTCTCCTCCTTTTACATTTTGGAGTCTGTATTTCCCGGTGGTGATACCGGAGGGGCCACACCTCTTCCCATTCCGAACAGAGACGTTAAGCCCTCCAGGGCCGATGGTACTGTGCTGGTAACGGTATGGGAGAGTAGGTCGCTGCCGGGTTTTTCTTTGGGCCGGCGCGTCCGCAACCGGAGACGCCCGCCGGCCTGAGTGTGTGGGCAGGCGGGCCGCATCAGCGGCCCGCGCCCTTTTTTTGTTGACATGAACACCGAGGGGGGTATCATCTCGACGAGTATGGCACTCGCAATGCGCTATGGAGCAGTCCGGATTCAGTCCGGACTATCCGAGTGCGTCGCGGATGCCGGCTCATCCCAAATCCAAAAAAGAGAGGAGGTGAACCCAAAAATGAACAAGAAGGGCTTCACACTTATAGAGCTTCTCGTCGTCATCCTGATCATCGGTATCCTGCTCGCCCTCATCATCCCGAACTTCGTGCTGTTCCAGGAGCGCGCTCGTCGTACTTCTGTGAAGAACAACATGCACGTCGTCCAGACGTGCCTCGAAGCGTACGCTACCGACCACAACGGCAACTACCCGAGCGACGAATCTGACTGGACCGATCCCGAGGACATCTTCTACGCGT of candidate division WOR-3 bacterium contains these proteins:
- a CDS encoding prepilin-type N-terminal cleavage/methylation domain-containing protein: MNTEGGIISTSMALAMRYGAVRIQSGLSECVADAGSSQIQKREEVNPKMNKKGFTLIELLVVILIIGILLALIIPNFVLFQERARRTSVKNNMHVVQTCLEAYATDHNGNYPSDESDWTDPEDIFYAYFPGGDPIGVDGEAIYGNAPLNPYTGIKYNIEDEDMLYLTDYLDEQGQASQKRSDDEACPYADLPAENELQGTIMVLGYIYDTNPLNVVQEYGICGYGRDVSNPMFDRDEVNEEFIYFVLHN